One window of Papaver somniferum cultivar HN1 chromosome 9, ASM357369v1, whole genome shotgun sequence genomic DNA carries:
- the LOC113308671 gene encoding uncharacterized protein At5g01610-like, with the protein MDQILNKVGSYWLGKKANKEIDSVGDDITSLSSTIEGSAKWFVNKLKGKMQKPLPELLKEYDLPVGIFPRDATNYEFNEETGKLIVYIPAICEVGYKDLSCLRFSTTVTGYLEKGKLADIEGIKTKVMIWAKVTTISTEGTKVYFTAGLKKSRSRDAYEVLRDGFTIDKF; encoded by the exons ATGGATCAGATATTGAACAAGGTAGGAAGCTACTGGTTAGGCAAGAAAGCCAACAAAGAAATCGATTCAGTTGGAGATGACATCACT TCATTGTCAAGTACAATCGAGGGAAGCGCCAAATGGTTTGTCAATAAACTCAAAG GGAAAATGCAGAAGCCATTACCGGAGCTATTAAAAGAGTATGACTTGCCAGTGGGCATCTTTCCTCGAGATGCGACCAACTACGAGTTCAATGAAGAGACAGGTAAGTTAATCGTATACATTCCCGCTATTTGTGAAGTCGGTTACAAGGATTTATCATGCTTGCGTTTCTCTACTACTGTGACCGGGTATTTGGAGAAAGGAAAGTTAGCTGACATTGAGGGAATAAAAACAAAGGTAATGATTTGGGCAAAAGTAACTACCATCTCAACCGAAGGCACAAAGGTTTATTTCACGGCAGGTCTAAAAAAGAGCAGGAGTAGAGATGCATACGAAGTCCTTAGGGATGGATTTACCATCGACAAGTTCTAA